The proteins below are encoded in one region of Heliangelus exortis chromosome 22, bHelExo1.hap1, whole genome shotgun sequence:
- the ANAPC2 gene encoding LOW QUALITY PROTEIN: anaphase-promoting complex subunit 2 (The sequence of the model RefSeq protein was modified relative to this genomic sequence to represent the inferred CDS: deleted 1 base in 1 codon), producing the protein MVRSSSLRRARFRARLSPVRASRSVSAQIRPCSRLRSASSSRIRPFTSSRRARSSDSPARYRPVSPGTGTGPNPGPSPAHPPAAPRCSPAAQPPPRSSPRPGPTPLRSASSCGAARMEPPAGEGLSAAWNTLSTALVPPAALGLAAPRSDAAGPLKDAELRAALEVLRCYDLHSIVEEWFIEVLQTDLQANIAPEFWNCIGQYENTAEEHQCSSLLLDAFSLLKCRLDPYLNSLELLERWTKAGLLLGTGAQMLQEKVYTMFKAILFFSTTKSFQEMIQQFYSRTFRIYMRQWKRGEDGTNECESSMSETEQESDTEEGGGESLLCAGCSSKREQCWCPRAMEQFQQLNDILRRLNLLERVSADAVTTILHRMIEERMEQRCRGEYEHSFLNEFQEWIEKVIGWLSRVFLQDGPLAHCSPEASSTLKRWRCHVQRFFYRIYASMRIEELFGIIRDFPESKPAVEDLKFCLERTNQRQQLLSSLKSALEMRLLHPGVNTSDIITLYISAIKALRELDPSMVILEVACEPIRKYLRTREDTVRQIVAGLTGDAEGSGDLANELSKADPVTLENGQESDDDISEPGDWVPDPVDADPGKSSSKRRSSDIISLLVSIYGSKDLFINEYRTLLADRLLHQFNYSAEREIRNVELLKLRFGEAQMHYCEVMLKDMADSRRINANIRDEEEKLPEEERPPFSLVAVILSSEFWPPLKEEKLELPEQVKEAMEAYSRKYEKLKAMRTLNWKYHLGLVSLDVELADRTLSLSVSPVHAAIILHFQTKSTWTLTELSEVLKVPVTSLKRKMTLWLQQGVLREEPPGTFTVIEEEQKDQVEKVVLIDSDEEGDSAMASQADQKEEELQLFWTYIQAMLTNLESLSLERIHSMLKMFVMTGPVVTEIDIQELQGFLQKKVRDQQLIYSGGVYRLPKNCS; encoded by the exons ATGGTTCGGTCCAGTTCGCTGCGGAGGGCGAGGTTCCGGGCCAGGCTCTCGCCGGTCCGGGCCAGCCGCTCGGTCAGCGCCCAGATCCGGCCCTGCAGCCGACTCCgctccgcctcctcctcccgGATCCGCCCGTTCACCTCCTCCCGACGGGCGCGGAGCTCCGACAGCCCTGCGCGGTACCGACCCGTCAGCCCCGGTACCGGCACCGGCCCCAAccccggccccagccccgcTCACCCTCCCGCAGCTCCGCGTTGTAGTCCCGCAGCGCAGCCCCCGCCCCGCTCAtcgccccggcccggcccaacG CCCCTCCGCTCCGCCTCTTCCTGCGGGGCGGCCCGCATGGAGCCGCCGGCGGGCGAGGGGCTCTCGGCCGCCTGGAACACGCTCAGTACCGCCCTGGTACCGCCCGCAGCCCTGGGACTG gcagctcccaggTCGGATGCTGCGGGGCCGCTGAAGGATGCTGAGCTGCGGGCAGCCCTGGAGGTGCTGCGGTGTTATGACTTGCACTCCATCGTGGAGGAGTGGTTCATCGAGGTGCTGCAGACTGACCTCCAGGCAAATATAGCTCCTGAGTTCTGGAACTGCATCGGCCAGTATGAAAATACAGCTGAGGAGCACCAGTGCTCCTCCCTCCTTCTGGATGCCTTTAGTCTCCTCAAGTGCCGCTTGGACCCCTACCTGAACAGCctggaactgctggagagatgGACCAAGGCAGGCTTGCTCTTGGGTACAGGTGCTCAGATGCTGCAGGAAAAGGTCTACACCATGTTCAAAGctatccttttcttttccactaCCAAGTCCTTCCAGGAAATGATCCAGCAGTTCTACAGCCGCACTTTCAGGATCTACATGCGGcagtggaagagaggagaagatgGAACAAATGAGTGTGAGAGCAGCATGAGTGAGACCGAGCAGGAGAGTGATACAGAGGAGGGTGGAGGAGAGAGCCTGCTGTgtgcaggctgcagcagcaagagagagcagtgctggtgcCCCAGAGCCATGGAGCAGTTTCAGCAGCTCAATGACATTCT CCGCCGGCTGAATTTGCTGGAGAGAGTGAGTGCTGATGCTGTCACCACCATCCTGCACAGGATGATAGAGGAGAGGATGGAGCAACGCTGCAGGGGGGAGTATGAGCACTCCTTCCTCAACGAGTTCCAGGAG TGGATTGAGAAGGTGATTGGTTGGCTCAGCAGGGTTTTCCTGCAAGATGGTCCCTTGGCACACTGCTCCCCAgaagccagcagcaccctgaaGCGCTGGCGCTGCCACGTCCAGAGGTTTTTCTACCGCATCTACGCCAGCATGAGGATCGAGGAGCTCTTTGGCATCATTAGAG ATTTCCCAGAGTCAAAGCCGGCTGTGGAGGACCTCAAGTTCTGCCTGGAAAGGACTaaccagaggcagcagctgctgagctctctGAAAAGTGCTCTGGAAATGAGACTTCTGCATCCTG GAGTGAACACATCCGACATCATCACTCTCTACATCTCGGCCATCAAGGCCCTGCGGGAGCTTGACCCCTCCATGGTTATCCTGGAAGTTGCCTGTGAGCCCATCAGGAAGTACCTGAG GACCCGGGAGGACACGGTGCGGCAGATCGTGGCCGGGCTCACGGGGGATGCTGAGGGCTCTGGAGATCTTGCAAATGAGCTCTCAAAAGCTGATCCAGTGACCCTGGAGAACGGCCAGGAGAGTGATGATGACATCTCAGAACCAGGGGATTGGGTTCCTGACCCGGTGGATGCAGATCCAG GTAAATCCAGTTCCAAGCGTCGGTCCTCAGACATCATCAGTCTGCTGGTGAGCATCTATGGCAGCAAGGACCTGTTCATCAACGAGTACCGCACGCTGCTGGCTGACAGGCTGCTACATCAGTTCAACTACAGTGCTGAGAG GGAGATCCGCAACgtggagctgctgaagctgcGGTTTGGGGAAGCTCAGATGCACTATTGTGAAGTCATgttaaaa gaTATGGCTGACTCACGACGCATCAATGCCAACATCCGTGATGAGGAGGAGAAGCTCCCAGAGGAGGAAAGGCCACCCTTCAGTCTTGTTGCTGTTATCCTGTCAAGTGAATTCTGGCCACCACTGAAAGAGGAGAAGCTAGAGCTTCCAGAACAGGTCAAGGAAGCCATGGAAGCCTATTCCAGGAAGTATGAGAAATTAAAG GCCATGAGGACTCTGAACTGGAAGTACCACCTGGGCCTGGTGAGCTTGGACGTGGAGCTGGCGGATCGCACGCTCTCCCTGTCCGTGTCCCCTGTGCACGCTGCCATCATCCTGCACTTCCAGACCAAGA GCACGTGGACACTGACAGAGCTGAGTGAGGTGCTCAAGGTGCCCGTGACGTCTCTGAAGCGTAAGATGAcgctgtggctgcagcagggggTCCTGAGGGAGGAGCCCCCAGGAACCTTCACTGTGAttgaggaggagcagaaggacCAGGTGGAGAAAGTCGTGCTGATAGACAGTGATGAGGAGGGGGACTCTGCCATGGCCTCACAGGCTGACCagaaagaggaggagctgcag